A genomic window from Vigna radiata var. radiata cultivar VC1973A unplaced genomic scaffold, Vradiata_ver6 scaffold_169, whole genome shotgun sequence includes:
- the LOC106779841 gene encoding UDP-glycosyltransferase 89A2, which yields MSKPHILVFPYPAQGHILPLLDLTRHLALAGITITIIITPKNLPILNSLLSSHPNNIQTLVLPFPPHPEIPAAVEHIREIGNTGNYPFINALSKLQPQIIHWFTTHPKPPAALIHDFFLGWTHQLAAQLNIPRISFYCVAAFFTTVFTRCWHNSNILTNNSDILFHGIPGQPSFKRGHLPSVFLRYRESEPDSEFVKESFLSNDAAWACVFDTFRRLESPYLDHIRAELGHLRVYAVGPLGSKRSENYSSTGSHVLDWLDAFEEEGSVLYVCFGSQKLLKNKQMEALAMGLERSQTRFVWVAPTPNKEQMERGYGLVPDGFVDRVSGRGIVVTGWAPQVAILSHRVVGGFVSHCGWNSVMEAMVSGVVIIGWPMEADQFLNARLLVEETGVAVRLCEGADSVPDPNELSRVVKRVMSGESPEKRRAKLMREESVRAVSEGGDSSMEVDQLVEALLQLGENKDHEIKL from the coding sequence ATGTCGAAACCTCACATCCTCGTATTTCCATACCCAGCGCAGGGTCACATTCTTCCACTCCTCGACCTCACTCGTCACCTGGCCCTCGCAGGCATAACAATCACCATCATTATCACTCCCAAAAACCTTCCCATTCTCAACTCTCTCCTATCCTCCCATCCAAACAACATCCAAACCCTCGTCCTCCCATTCCCGCCGCACCCCGAAATCCCCGCCGCTGTAGAACATATTCGTGAGATCGGCAACACCGGAAACTACCCCTTCATCAATGCCCTCTCCAAACTCCAACCCCAAATAATCCACTGGTTCACCACACACCCTAAGCCTCCTGCAGCCCTCATCCACGATTTCTTCCTCGGCTGGACTCACCAACTCGCCGCCCAACTCAACATCCCCAGGATCTCGTTTTACTGCGTCGCTGCCTTCTTCACCACCGTCTTCACGCGCTGCTGGCACAATTCAAACATACTGACTAACAATAGCGACATTCTCTTTCATGGAATTCCCGGACAGCCGTCGTTTAAGCGGGGCCACCTTCCTTCAGTGTTCCTCCGCTACAGGGAATCAGAGCCGGACTCGGAGTTCGTTAAGGAGAGTTTTCTTTCCAACGATGCTGCATGGGCCTGCGTCTTCGACACGTTCCGCAGGCTGGAGAGTCCCTATTTGGACCACATCCGGGCCGAGCTCGGCCATTTGCGGGTCTACGCGGTTGGGCCCCTGGGCTCTAAACGGTCCGAAAATTATTCAAGCACGGGATCCCATGTTCTAGATTGGCTCGATGCGTTTGAGGAAGAGGGTTCGGTGTTGTACGTGTGTTTCGGGAGTCAGAAGTTGTTAAAGAACAAACAAATGGAAGCGTTAGCGATGGGGTTGGAGAGATCCCAAACGAGATTCGTTTGGGTTGCACCGACGCCAAACAAGGAACAAATGGAACGGGGTTACGGGTTGGTTCCGGATGGATTTGTCGATCGGGTTTCGGGTCGAGGAATAGTGGTTACGGGTTGGGCCCCACAGGTGGCGATACTGAGCCACCGGGTTGTGGGGGGATTTGTGAGCCACTGCGGGTGGAACTCGGTAATGGAGGCAATGGTGAGTGGGGTTGTTATTATAGGGTGGCCGATGGAGGCGGATCAATTTTTGAACGCGAGGCTGTTGGTGGAGGAAACAGGGGTGGCGGTTCGACTGTGTGAGGGGGCGGATTCTGTGCCCGATCCAAATGAGTTGAGTAGGGTTGTGAAGAGGGTTATGAGTGGGGAGAGTCCCGAAAAGCGAAGAGCGAAGTTAATGAGAGAGGAAAGTGTTAGGGCTGTGAGTGAAGGTGGAGATTCTTCCATGGAAGTGGATCAGCTCGTTGAAGCGCTGCTGCAGCTTGGGGAAAACAAGGATCATGAAATCAAATTGTAG